One Festucalex cinctus isolate MCC-2025b chromosome 3, RoL_Fcin_1.0, whole genome shotgun sequence DNA window includes the following coding sequences:
- the kitlga gene encoding kit ligand a isoform X1, whose translation MKKPKIRIRVCVHLLLLITLGVHSSKFDVNPVTDDVSRLSILKHNIPKDYKIPVHYVPKDEGGMCWVKLNVFYLEESLQDLAHKFGNISSNRKDISIFIQMLQELRLNMGSVEAVMYDFECHYREERWPTEQYFEFVADFLASAQHRDESDDCEPPPCPTTPYTQTEQYLKGLPSSSSKSSECDASSTGCQTHQEARLLPEVVERSLLSLLFIPFLALILLFVWKLRSRRSSRDLPQTPGEGVLFTGTEGSVPPLDSQMTEKYIFFPKQAERD comes from the exons attCGGATACGCGTCTGTGTCCATTTACTGCTGCTGATCACGCTCGGGGTGCATTCGAGTAAATTCGACGTCAACCCGGTGACAGATGACGTGTCGAGACTCTCGATTTTG AAACATAATATTCCCAAAGACTACAAAATTCCTGTACATTACGTACCGAAAGACGAG ggtggGATGTGCTGGGTAAAGCTCAACGTCTTCTACCTGGAGGAGAGTTTACAAGACTTAGCGCACAAGTTTGGCAACATTTCGtccaacagaaaagacattagCATATTTATACAAATGCTCCAAGAGCTGCGGCTCAACATGGGCTCCGTG GAAGCGGTCATGTACGACTTTGAGTGCCACTACCGTGAGGAGCGGTGGCCCACGGAGCAATACTTTGAGTTTGTGGCCGACTTCCTGGCCAGCGCGCAGCACAGAGACGAGTCGGACGACTGCGAGCCTCCTCCCTGTCCCACGACGCCCTACACGCAAAcggaacaatatttaaaag GATTGCCGTCGTCCAGCAGCAAAAGCTCCGAATGCGACGCGTCGTCCACAGGCTGCCAAACAC ACCAAGAAGCGCGTCTGCTTCCAGAGGTTGTGGAACGAAGTCTTTTGTCTTTACTCTTCATTCCGTTCTTGGCTCTCATCCTGCTGTTCGTATGGAAG CTCAGATCGCGACGGAGCAGCCGAGATCTTCCGCAGACTCCCGGAGAAGGCGTTCTCTTCACAGGAACGGAAGGCAGCGTACCTCCGCTAGATTCACAAATGAcagaaaagtacattttctttCCG AAACAAGCTGAACGTGATTGA
- the kitlga gene encoding kit ligand a isoform X2 has product MKKPKIRIRVCVHLLLLITLGVHSSKFDVNPVTDDVSRLSILKHNIPKDYKIPVHYVPKDEGGMCWVKLNVFYLEESLQDLAHKFGNISSNRKDISIFIQMLQELRLNMGSVEAVMYDFECHYREERWPTEQYFEFVADFLASAQHRDESDDCEPPPCPTTPYTQTEQYLKGLPSSSSKSSECDASSTGCQTHQEARLLPEVVERSLLSLLFIPFLALILLFVWKLRSRRSSRDLPQTPGEGVLFTGTEGSVPPLDSQMTEKNKLNVIETV; this is encoded by the exons attCGGATACGCGTCTGTGTCCATTTACTGCTGCTGATCACGCTCGGGGTGCATTCGAGTAAATTCGACGTCAACCCGGTGACAGATGACGTGTCGAGACTCTCGATTTTG AAACATAATATTCCCAAAGACTACAAAATTCCTGTACATTACGTACCGAAAGACGAG ggtggGATGTGCTGGGTAAAGCTCAACGTCTTCTACCTGGAGGAGAGTTTACAAGACTTAGCGCACAAGTTTGGCAACATTTCGtccaacagaaaagacattagCATATTTATACAAATGCTCCAAGAGCTGCGGCTCAACATGGGCTCCGTG GAAGCGGTCATGTACGACTTTGAGTGCCACTACCGTGAGGAGCGGTGGCCCACGGAGCAATACTTTGAGTTTGTGGCCGACTTCCTGGCCAGCGCGCAGCACAGAGACGAGTCGGACGACTGCGAGCCTCCTCCCTGTCCCACGACGCCCTACACGCAAAcggaacaatatttaaaag GATTGCCGTCGTCCAGCAGCAAAAGCTCCGAATGCGACGCGTCGTCCACAGGCTGCCAAACAC ACCAAGAAGCGCGTCTGCTTCCAGAGGTTGTGGAACGAAGTCTTTTGTCTTTACTCTTCATTCCGTTCTTGGCTCTCATCCTGCTGTTCGTATGGAAG CTCAGATCGCGACGGAGCAGCCGAGATCTTCCGCAGACTCCCGGAGAAGGCGTTCTCTTCACAGGAACGGAAGGCAGCGTACCTCCGCTAGATTCACAAATGAcagaaaa AAACAAGCTGAACGTGATTGAAACTGTGTAA